The proteins below are encoded in one region of Bacteroidota bacterium:
- a CDS encoding ABC transporter ATP-binding protein translates to MNIIETKNVHKIYDQESIPVHAVNGIDLNIKEGEFTAIVGPSGSGKTTFLNMIGGLDNPTDGEIIIDGENISNLSQRKKIDFRMKKIGFVFQSYNLIPVLTAGENVEFVMHLQGKSKKERNERVMELIKSVGLEGKEKVRPNKLSGGQQQRVAVARALASKPKFILADEPTANLDSKSTATLLDIMERLNKEENITFIFSTHDERVVKKARRVITIEDGKIVTDENK, encoded by the coding sequence ATGAATATAATTGAAACAAAAAACGTCCACAAAATATACGACCAAGAAAGCATTCCTGTACATGCTGTAAATGGAATAGATTTGAATATTAAAGAGGGAGAATTTACTGCTATTGTTGGACCCTCAGGTTCGGGAAAAACAACTTTTTTGAATATGATTGGAGGACTCGATAATCCTACTGATGGTGAAATAATAATTGATGGTGAAAATATTTCAAATCTTTCGCAAAGAAAAAAAATTGATTTCAGAATGAAAAAGATTGGATTTGTATTTCAATCTTACAACCTTATTCCTGTTCTTACAGCAGGAGAAAATGTGGAATTTGTAATGCATCTTCAAGGAAAATCAAAAAAAGAAAGAAATGAAAGAGTAATGGAACTTATTAAATCTGTTGGACTTGAAGGTAAAGAAAAGGTAAGACCAAATAAACTATCAGGTGGGCAACAACAAAGAGTGGCGGTTGCAAGGGCATTAGCTTCCAAACCAAAATTCATTCTTGCAGATGAACCTACTGCTAACCTTGATTCAAAGTCAACTGCAACTTTGCTTGATATTATGGAAAGGCTGAATAAAGAAGAAAATATTACTTTTATCTTTTCAACTCATGATGAAAGGGTTGTAAAAAAAGCACGAAGAGTAATTACAATTGAAGATGGTAAGATTGTAACTGATGAAAATAAGTAA
- a CDS encoding FtsX-like permease family protein: MIWSISWRNVWRNKLRSSVVIIAIAIGLSTGVFSTAFMSGWMNQRLDNAVKTEISHIQIHKEKFKENNETSYYIKNADLLTKKIRKIEEVKGVSKRIIINSMVASAESGTGVSVIGINPENEKNVTDIYDKIIKGKYFEGVSKNPVIIGEKLAKKLDVDVRNKIVITIQDMDNNIIKGAFRIAGIYKTSNTGYDGSHIFVNYNDIIDITGLSDGDAHEIAIYLSDNKNIDGVLKNISSFAPEGLLTESWKEISPELGLFDEMMELYMYIIVIIVLFALCFAIINTMLMVVLERVRELGMLMAVGMNKLKIFSMIILETVFLSLTGGVIGIVIGVVASMLSSKTGIDLSLWGEGLEEIGFATVIYPSINLENVISITFFVIITGIISALYPAFKALKLNPAETLRAE, translated from the coding sequence ATGATATGGTCAATTTCATGGCGTAATGTGTGGAGGAACAAGCTTAGGAGTTCTGTTGTAATAATTGCAATTGCAATCGGACTATCCACCGGGGTTTTTTCAACGGCATTTATGAGCGGGTGGATGAATCAAAGATTGGATAATGCAGTAAAAACAGAGATTTCACACATTCAGATTCACAAAGAAAAATTTAAGGAAAATAATGAAACTTCTTATTACATCAAAAATGCTGATTTACTAACAAAAAAAATCAGGAAAATTGAAGAAGTAAAAGGTGTAAGCAAAAGAATTATTATTAATTCAATGGTTGCTTCTGCCGAATCAGGTACAGGAGTGTCAGTTATAGGTATTAATCCTGAAAATGAAAAAAATGTTACCGATATTTATGACAAAATTATTAAAGGGAAATACTTTGAAGGAGTAAGCAAAAACCCTGTGATTATTGGAGAAAAACTTGCTAAAAAGCTTGATGTTGATGTTAGAAATAAAATTGTAATTACAATTCAAGATATGGATAACAATATTATTAAAGGGGCTTTTAGAATTGCAGGAATATATAAAACTTCAAATACAGGATATGATGGTTCTCATATTTTTGTAAATTACAATGACATTATCGATATTACAGGATTATCCGATGGTGATGCTCACGAAATAGCAATTTATCTTAGCGATAACAAAAACATTGATGGAGTATTAAAAAATATTTCTTCTTTTGCACCCGAAGGATTGCTTACGGAAAGCTGGAAAGAAATAAGTCCTGAGCTGGGACTTTTTGATGAAATGATGGAGCTTTATATGTACATCATTGTAATAATTGTTCTTTTTGCTTTATGCTTTGCCATTATCAACACAATGTTAATGGTTGTTCTTGAACGTGTGCGTGAATTAGGAATGCTGATGGCAGTGGGAATGAACAAGTTAAAAATATTTTCAATGATAATTCTGGAAACGGTTTTCCTGTCATTAACAGGTGGGGTTATTGGAATAGTTATAGGGGTTGTTGCTTCAATGCTTAGCTCCAAAACAGGTATTGATTTATCCCTTTGGGGAGAAGGTTTAGAAGAAATTGGATTTGCAACGGTAATTTATCCTTCTATAAATTTAGAAAATGTTATTTCTATTACCTTCTTTGTAATAATAACAGGAATTATCTCTGCATTGTATCCGGCTTTTAAAGCCTTAAAACTAAATCCTGCAGAAACATTAAGAGCTGAATAA
- a CDS encoding FtsX-like permease family protein, giving the protein MKNYIKLAWRNLWRNKRRTLITVASIFFGVLLSAYMSSMQEGSYGNMVDVAVKFYSGSIQIHKKGYWEEQKLNNAFKSGKSIGDKIENTEGIDFYTRRLESFALASSETITKGVMVLGIEPENENKVTAVKDKMKKGNYLKQGDEGVVISQGLAKYLKLNVNDTLVMIGQGYHGVSAAGKFPIRGILKHPNPEFNKMLVYLDIERCQDFYSAKGLLSSYVIMIDDYDNLDKIKNNISYKLSDDYEVMTWSEIQPALVQQINSDRAGGVLMKGMLYLVIGFGILATIMMMMAERKREFGVIIAVGMQKYKLKIILLIETFFISLIGVFVGIGASIPLNYFYYLNPIHLKGKGAEAMLEYGFEPVMKFSMDAIVFYNQAITIFIITLFIAIYPIYYI; this is encoded by the coding sequence ATGAAAAATTATATAAAATTAGCATGGAGAAACTTGTGGAGAAACAAACGCAGAACATTGATAACGGTAGCATCAATATTTTTTGGTGTTTTACTTTCTGCCTATATGAGTTCAATGCAAGAAGGCTCTTATGGAAATATGGTTGATGTTGCAGTAAAATTTTATTCAGGCTCAATTCAAATTCATAAAAAGGGATACTGGGAGGAACAAAAACTAAATAATGCGTTTAAATCAGGCAAATCAATTGGTGATAAAATTGAAAATACTGAAGGTATAGACTTTTACACAAGAAGACTTGAATCCTTTGCACTTGCTTCTTCCGAAACGATTACTAAGGGTGTAATGGTACTTGGAATAGAACCCGAAAATGAAAACAAAGTTACAGCAGTTAAAGACAAGATGAAAAAAGGAAATTATCTTAAGCAAGGAGATGAAGGTGTAGTTATTTCTCAGGGTCTTGCTAAATATCTTAAACTTAATGTGAATGATACTTTGGTAATGATTGGGCAGGGATATCATGGAGTAAGTGCGGCAGGGAAATTCCCAATACGTGGAATATTAAAACATCCTAATCCTGAATTTAATAAGATGCTTGTTTACCTTGATATTGAAAGATGTCAAGACTTTTATTCCGCCAAGGGTCTTTTGTCTTCTTATGTAATTATGATTGACGATTATGATAATCTTGATAAAATTAAAAATAATATTTCTTACAAATTAAGTGATGATTATGAAGTAATGACATGGTCAGAAATACAACCTGCTTTAGTTCAACAAATCAATAGTGACCGTGCAGGTGGTGTTCTTATGAAAGGCATGTTATATCTTGTAATTGGTTTTGGAATTTTAGCAACAATAATGATGATGATGGCTGAAAGAAAAAGAGAATTCGGAGTTATTATAGCTGTAGGAATGCAAAAATATAAATTAAAAATTATTTTACTAATTGAAACCTTTTTTATTAGTCTAATTGGGGTATTTGTAGGTATTGGTGCAAGCATTCCGTTAAATTATTTTTATTACTTAAATCCAATACATTTAAAAGGAAAAGGTGCTGAAGCTATGCTTGAATATGGTTTTGAACCTGTAATGAAATTTTCAATGGATGCTATTGTTTTTTACAATCAAGCAATAACAATTTTTATTATTACACTATTTATTGCAATTTACCCTATTTATTATATTT